The Anguilla rostrata isolate EN2019 chromosome 18, ASM1855537v3, whole genome shotgun sequence genome has a window encoding:
- the mapk8a gene encoding mitogen-activated protein kinase 8 isoform X2, whose protein sequence is MNKNKRDKEYYSIDVGDSTFTVLKRYQNLRPIGSGAQGIVCSSYDHSLDRNVAIKKLSRPFQNQTHAKRAYRELVLMKCVNHKNIIGLLNVFTPQKTLEEFQDVYLVMELMDANLCQVIQMELDHERLSYLLYQTLCGIKHLHAAGIIHRDLKPSNIVVKSDCTLKILDFGLARTAATGLLMTPYVVTRYYRAPEVILGMGYQANVDVWSVGCIMAEMVRGSVLFPGSDHIDQWNKVIEQLGTPSQEFMLKLNQSVRTYVENRPRYAGYSFEKLFPDVLFPADSENNKLKASQARDLLSKMLVIDASKRISVDAALQHPYINVWYDPTEVEAPPPLITDKQLDEREHTVEEWKELIYKEVLEWEERIKNGLIRGQPPSLAQVQVQQ, encoded by the exons ATGAATAAAAACAAGCGGGACAAGGAGTACTACAGTATAGATGTCGGGGATTCAACGTTCACGGTTTTGAAACGCTATCAGAACTTGAGACCCATCGGTTCTGGGGCGCAGGGGATTGTCTG ctcGTCATATGATCACAGCCTCGATCGAAACGTCGCGATTAAGAAACTCAGCCGGCCTTTCCAGAACCAAACGCACGCCAAAAGAGCGTACCGAGAACTGGTGCTAATGAAATGCGTCAACCACAAAAAC ATCATCGGcctgttaaatgtatttacGCCACAAAAAACACTTGAAGAATTCCAAGACGT TTACCTGGTGATGGAGCTGATGGATGCTAACCTGTGCCAGGTGATTCAGATGGAGCTGGACCACGAGCGGCTGTCCTACCTGCTGTACCAGACGCTTTGCGGCATCAAGCACCTCCACGCCGCGGGGATCATCCACAGG GACCTGAAGCCCAGTAACATCGTGGTGAAGTCGGACTGCACGCTGAAGATCCTGGATTTCGGACTGGCCCGGACGGCGGCGACGGGGCTGCTGATGACCCCGTACGTGGTGACGCGCTACTACCGGGCCCCCGAGGTCATCCTGGGCATGGGTTACCAAGCCAACG TGGATGTGTGGTCAGTGGGGTGCATCATGGCTGAGATGGTGAGGGGTAGTGTGTTATTCCCCGGCTCAGACC ATATCGATCAGTGGAACAAAGTGATCGAGCAGCTGGGAACGCCGTCCCAGGAGTTCATGCTGAAGCTGAACCAGTCGGTTCGGACCTACGTGGAGAACCGGCCCAGGTACGCCGGGTACAGCTTCGAGAAGCTCTTCCCCGACGTCCTGTTTCCTGCTGACTCAGAGAACAACAAGCTCAAAG CGAGCCAGGCGAGAGACCTCTTATCCAAAATGCTGGTGATAGACGCGTCCAAGCGGATCTCTGTGGACGCAGCCCTCCAGCACCCCTACATTAACGTGTGGTACGATCCAACCGAGGTGGAGGCG CCGCCGCCGCTGATCACGGATAAGCAGCTGGATGAGCGGGAGCACACGGTGGAGGAGTGGAAAG AGCTGATCTACAAGGAGGTGCtggagtgggaggagaggaTAAAGAATGGACTGATCCGGGGACAGCCTCCATCTTTGG cgcaggtgcaggtgcagcagtga
- the mapk8a gene encoding mitogen-activated protein kinase 8 isoform X1, translating into MQRISLEMIHSVAVLARFLATAYAYKKSVSSKLHITTKYFAYSRQYFGNRTWLVLRRTFGSNAQNTICRGLTMNKNKRDKEYYSIDVGDSTFTVLKRYQNLRPIGSGAQGIVCSSYDHSLDRNVAIKKLSRPFQNQTHAKRAYRELVLMKCVNHKNIIGLLNVFTPQKTLEEFQDVYLVMELMDANLCQVIQMELDHERLSYLLYQTLCGIKHLHAAGIIHRDLKPSNIVVKSDCTLKILDFGLARTAATGLLMTPYVVTRYYRAPEVILGMGYQANVDLWSVGCIMAEMIRHKILFPGRDYIDQWNKVIEQLGTPSQEFMLKLNQSVRTYVENRPRYAGYSFEKLFPDVLFPADSENNKLKASQARDLLSKMLVIDASKRISVDAALQHPYINVWYDPTEVEAPPPLITDKQLDEREHTVEEWKELIYKEVLEWEERIKNGLIRGQPPSLGAGAAVTGPSPSRPRLLLVPPTRRPRARTPPAPRTRTAVWKVPRGRCTAAGDRPLL; encoded by the exons ATGCAGCGGATTTCGTTGGAAATGATTCACTCTGTAGCTGTATTGGCTAGGTTCCTAGCCACTGCATATGCTTATAAGAAGTCCGTTAGTAGCAAGCTTCATATAActacaaaatattttgcttatTCTCGGCAATATTTTGGTAACCGTACTTGGCTA GTGCTGAGAAGAACATTTGGCTCGAATGCGCAAAATACAATCTGCCGAGGTTTAACCATGAATAAAAACAAGCGGGACAAGGAGTACTACAGTATAGATGTCGGGGATTCAACGTTCACGGTTTTGAAACGCTATCAGAACTTGAGACCCATCGGTTCTGGGGCGCAGGGGATTGTCTG ctcGTCATATGATCACAGCCTCGATCGAAACGTCGCGATTAAGAAACTCAGCCGGCCTTTCCAGAACCAAACGCACGCCAAAAGAGCGTACCGAGAACTGGTGCTAATGAAATGCGTCAACCACAAAAAC ATCATCGGcctgttaaatgtatttacGCCACAAAAAACACTTGAAGAATTCCAAGACGT TTACCTGGTGATGGAGCTGATGGATGCTAACCTGTGCCAGGTGATTCAGATGGAGCTGGACCACGAGCGGCTGTCCTACCTGCTGTACCAGACGCTTTGCGGCATCAAGCACCTCCACGCCGCGGGGATCATCCACAGG GACCTGAAGCCCAGTAACATCGTGGTGAAGTCGGACTGCACGCTGAAGATCCTGGATTTCGGACTGGCCCGGACGGCGGCGACGGGGCTGCTGATGACCCCGTACGTGGTGACGCGCTACTACCGGGCCCCCGAGGTCATCCTGGGCATGGGTTACCAAGCCAACG tggaCTTATGGTCTGTGGGCTGCATTATGGCGGAAATGATTCGCCACAAAATCCTCTTTCCAGGAAGGGATT ATATCGATCAGTGGAACAAAGTGATCGAGCAGCTGGGAACGCCGTCCCAGGAGTTCATGCTGAAGCTGAACCAGTCGGTTCGGACCTACGTGGAGAACCGGCCCAGGTACGCCGGGTACAGCTTCGAGAAGCTCTTCCCCGACGTCCTGTTTCCTGCTGACTCAGAGAACAACAAGCTCAAAG CGAGCCAGGCGAGAGACCTCTTATCCAAAATGCTGGTGATAGACGCGTCCAAGCGGATCTCTGTGGACGCAGCCCTCCAGCACCCCTACATTAACGTGTGGTACGATCCAACCGAGGTGGAGGCG CCGCCGCCGCTGATCACGGATAAGCAGCTGGATGAGCGGGAGCACACGGTGGAGGAGTGGAAAG AGCTGATCTACAAGGAGGTGCtggagtgggaggagaggaTAAAGAATGGACTGATCCGGGGACAGCCTCCATCTTTGG gtgcaggtgcagcagtgactggcccctccccctcccgcccccgtcTCCTCCTGGTTCCGCCGACGCGTCGCCCCCGCGCACGGACCCCGCCGGCGCCTCGGACACGGACAGCAGTCTGGAAGGTTCCGCGGGGTCGCTGTACTGCTGCGGGTGACCGCCCCCTCCtttag
- the mapk8a gene encoding mitogen-activated protein kinase 8 isoform X3, whose protein sequence is MNKNKRDKEYYSIDVGDSTFTVLKRYQNLRPIGSGAQGIVCSSYDHSLDRNVAIKKLSRPFQNQTHAKRAYRELVLMKCVNHKNIIGLLNVFTPQKTLEEFQDVYLVMELMDANLCQVIQMELDHERLSYLLYQTLCGIKHLHAAGIIHRDLKPSNIVVKSDCTLKILDFGLARTAATGLLMTPYVVTRYYRAPEVILGMGYQANVDVWSVGCIMAEMVRGSVLFPGSDHIDQWNKVIEQLGTPSQEFMLKLNQSVRTYVENRPRYAGYSFEKLFPDVLFPADSENNKLKASQARDLLSKMLVIDASKRISVDAALQHPYINVWYDPTEVEAPPPLITDKQLDEREHTVEEWKELIYKEVLEWEERIKNGLIRGQPPSLGAGAAVTGPSPSRPRLLLVPPTRRPRARTPPAPRTRTAVWKVPRGRCTAAGDRPLL, encoded by the exons ATGAATAAAAACAAGCGGGACAAGGAGTACTACAGTATAGATGTCGGGGATTCAACGTTCACGGTTTTGAAACGCTATCAGAACTTGAGACCCATCGGTTCTGGGGCGCAGGGGATTGTCTG ctcGTCATATGATCACAGCCTCGATCGAAACGTCGCGATTAAGAAACTCAGCCGGCCTTTCCAGAACCAAACGCACGCCAAAAGAGCGTACCGAGAACTGGTGCTAATGAAATGCGTCAACCACAAAAAC ATCATCGGcctgttaaatgtatttacGCCACAAAAAACACTTGAAGAATTCCAAGACGT TTACCTGGTGATGGAGCTGATGGATGCTAACCTGTGCCAGGTGATTCAGATGGAGCTGGACCACGAGCGGCTGTCCTACCTGCTGTACCAGACGCTTTGCGGCATCAAGCACCTCCACGCCGCGGGGATCATCCACAGG GACCTGAAGCCCAGTAACATCGTGGTGAAGTCGGACTGCACGCTGAAGATCCTGGATTTCGGACTGGCCCGGACGGCGGCGACGGGGCTGCTGATGACCCCGTACGTGGTGACGCGCTACTACCGGGCCCCCGAGGTCATCCTGGGCATGGGTTACCAAGCCAACG TGGATGTGTGGTCAGTGGGGTGCATCATGGCTGAGATGGTGAGGGGTAGTGTGTTATTCCCCGGCTCAGACC ATATCGATCAGTGGAACAAAGTGATCGAGCAGCTGGGAACGCCGTCCCAGGAGTTCATGCTGAAGCTGAACCAGTCGGTTCGGACCTACGTGGAGAACCGGCCCAGGTACGCCGGGTACAGCTTCGAGAAGCTCTTCCCCGACGTCCTGTTTCCTGCTGACTCAGAGAACAACAAGCTCAAAG CGAGCCAGGCGAGAGACCTCTTATCCAAAATGCTGGTGATAGACGCGTCCAAGCGGATCTCTGTGGACGCAGCCCTCCAGCACCCCTACATTAACGTGTGGTACGATCCAACCGAGGTGGAGGCG CCGCCGCCGCTGATCACGGATAAGCAGCTGGATGAGCGGGAGCACACGGTGGAGGAGTGGAAAG AGCTGATCTACAAGGAGGTGCtggagtgggaggagaggaTAAAGAATGGACTGATCCGGGGACAGCCTCCATCTTTGG gtgcaggtgcagcagtgactggcccctccccctcccgcccccgtcTCCTCCTGGTTCCGCCGACGCGTCGCCCCCGCGCACGGACCCCGCCGGCGCCTCGGACACGGACAGCAGTCTGGAAGGTTCCGCGGGGTCGCTGTACTGCTGCGGGTGACCGCCCCCTCCtttag